The segment ATTACATAACAAAATAAAAATGGTGATTTTTATGAATATGAAGGATATTGCCAAAGAATTAGGAATATCAGTAGCCACTGTTTCTCGAGCTATTAACAATAGCGAAAATATAAATCCTGAAACTAAAAAAAAGGTTTTAGAGTTTGTAGAAAAAAGTGGATATACTCCAAATGCAATAGCTAGGAATTTATCAAAGATGGAGAGTAAAACAATTGCTCTTTTGATTCCAAATATTAGTAACCCATTTTTTGCCTCACTTGTAGAGGAGATATGTAAAGCTTTTTCTAAAACACAATTTCAGATTGCACTATATAACACCTCTGAAGATTTAGAGCAAGAGAAAAAAGCTATAAAAAATATATTGGGAGAAAGAATTGCTGGAGTAATAGCTGTTTTAATCAAGGGGACATATGATAATAACCCTTTTGAATCATTGATAAATCACAATATTCCAGTTCTACTTTTAGATAGAGATACAACTTCATTTGAATTACCAGGAGTATTTTTAGATAACTTCAATGGAGCATACAAAGTTGTAAAAAAATTACTGGAGAAAGGGCATAGAAAAATTAGTATATTAACTGGAGATTTGAACTCGATTACTTCTCAAGAGAGATTAAGAGGGTATATTAAAGCTCACGAAGATATGGAGATTCCTTATTCAAAAGAGGATATATATGAGGGAGATTTCTTAGTTGATAGTGGATACAGTTTAGGAAAAGAGATTTTAAAAACTTCATCTACTGCACTATTCTCATCAAATAACCTTATGTTATTAGGTTTCTTAAAAGCAACTAGAGAGATGAAAAAAGATATTGATCTTGCTTGTTTTGAGGAGTTAGATATTTTAGATATATTTGATATTGAGGTTTTAGCTTGTAAAATTCCATTAAATATAATGGGAGAAAAGGTATTTGAACTATTTTTTACTGATAAAAACAAGAGAAAAAAAATATATATAGAACCGATTTTAAAAGAGGGTGATGAATAAGATGAAAAAAGTAGTTGTAGTTGGAAGTATAAATATGGATTTAGTCACTATGTGTCAGAGAGTACCAGAGGCTGGAGAAACTATTTTTGGAGATAAATTTTTTCAAGTTCCTGGAGGTAAGGGAGCAAATCAAGGAGTGGCTATTGGTAAGCTAGGAACAGAAGTTACTATGCTAGGAAAGGTTGGTAACGACTCTTTTGGAAATGATCTTATAAACTCTATGAAAAATAGTGGAGTTAATACTGAGTATATAGAGAGATCTGAAAGCTCTACTGGAATAGCTAAGATAATAGTTGAAGGAAATGGGCAAAATAGAATACTTGTTGTTTCTGGAGCTAATATGGATGTGGATAAAGATTACATTGATAGACATATAGATGTAATTAAAAATGCAGATATAGTTGTTACTCAATTGGAACTACCTTTATCAACAGTTGAATATGCTCTTGAAAAAGCAAAGGAGTTTGGAAAGATAACTATATTGAACCCTGCTCCAGCAGCTCCTTTAAGTGAAAAGATGATAAAGTCTAGTGATATTATTATACCTAACGAAACTGAGTTAAGTATGATTACTAAAATGGCTACTGATACTGAAGAGGAGATAAAAGCAGCTTGTGAAAAACTTTTAGCTATGGGAGTTAAAGAACTTATTGTTACACTAGGGAGCAAAGGGTCACTACATGTAAATAGAGAAAAATCAGAGTTTCACAGTGCATATATAGTAAAAGCTGTGGATACAACAGCAGCAGGTGACAGTTTTATTGGTGGTTTTGTTAAAGCTTTAAATGGAGATAATATAGATGAAGCAATAGAATTTGGAACTAAAGTATCAGCAATAGCAGTTACAAGAATAGGGGCTCAAAGTTCTATTCCTACATTAGAAGAGGTAAATGAATTTAAAGGGGTGAAAAGATAATGAAAAAAGGTAGATTATTAAATAGTGAACTTTCTTATGAGATTGCAAAAATAGGGCATACAGCTCATATTACTGTGTGTGATGCAGGTTTGCCAATCCCAAAAGATGTAAAAAGAATAGATTTAGCAATTGAAGCAGGAACACCAAATTTTATTCAAGTACTAAAACCAATATTAAGTGAGATGCAAGTGGAAGAGATAATTTTAGCAAGGGAGATACATGATCACAATATCCCTATGTATGCTGCAATTATGAAAGCATTTAAAGAG is part of the Fusobacterium varium genome and harbors:
- the rbsD gene encoding D-ribose pyranase, producing the protein MKKGRLLNSELSYEIAKIGHTAHITVCDAGLPIPKDVKRIDLAIEAGTPNFIQVLKPILSEMQVEEIILAREIHDHNIPMYAAIMKAFKEAGMDPKIIEVSHEEFKKITHESEVIVRTGECSPYANIILKSGVTF
- a CDS encoding LacI family DNA-binding transcriptional regulator, which encodes MNMKDIAKELGISVATVSRAINNSENINPETKKKVLEFVEKSGYTPNAIARNLSKMESKTIALLIPNISNPFFASLVEEICKAFSKTQFQIALYNTSEDLEQEKKAIKNILGERIAGVIAVLIKGTYDNNPFESLINHNIPVLLLDRDTTSFELPGVFLDNFNGAYKVVKKLLEKGHRKISILTGDLNSITSQERLRGYIKAHEDMEIPYSKEDIYEGDFLVDSGYSLGKEILKTSSTALFSSNNLMLLGFLKATREMKKDIDLACFEELDILDIFDIEVLACKIPLNIMGEKVFELFFTDKNKRKKIYIEPILKEGDE
- the rbsK gene encoding ribokinase, coding for MKKVVVVGSINMDLVTMCQRVPEAGETIFGDKFFQVPGGKGANQGVAIGKLGTEVTMLGKVGNDSFGNDLINSMKNSGVNTEYIERSESSTGIAKIIVEGNGQNRILVVSGANMDVDKDYIDRHIDVIKNADIVVTQLELPLSTVEYALEKAKEFGKITILNPAPAAPLSEKMIKSSDIIIPNETELSMITKMATDTEEEIKAACEKLLAMGVKELIVTLGSKGSLHVNREKSEFHSAYIVKAVDTTAAGDSFIGGFVKALNGDNIDEAIEFGTKVSAIAVTRIGAQSSIPTLEEVNEFKGVKR